The proteins below come from a single Fusobacterium russii ATCC 25533 genomic window:
- a CDS encoding MetQ/NlpA family ABC transporter substrate-binding protein: MKKVLSVLLTLILSVAAYSKVFKVGVTPVPHTAFLELIKEDLKKEGIDLQIVEFNEYVIPNIALAEGELDANYFQHVPYLKKFSEERKLKLSPLGTVHIAPLALYSNEFKTVNDLPKGATIAVPNDPSNLGRSLILLHINGLIKLKDPNDWFATEFDVVENPKKLKFKAVEAPQLPRVLKDVDAAVIPGNFAIQNGLNPVKNGLIREDEKSPYANVVAVRAGDENREDVKKFFKILRSEKLKKFIAEKYDGGVIPAF; encoded by the coding sequence ATGAAAAAAGTTTTATCGGTCTTATTAACATTGATTTTATCTGTAGCTGCTTATTCAAAGGTATTTAAAGTAGGTGTAACACCTGTACCTCACACGGCTTTTTTAGAACTAATTAAAGAAGATTTGAAAAAAGAAGGTATAGATTTACAAATTGTTGAGTTTAATGAATATGTAATTCCTAATATAGCTCTTGCAGAAGGTGAATTGGATGCTAATTATTTTCAACATGTTCCTTATTTAAAGAAATTTTCTGAGGAAAGAAAATTAAAGCTTAGTCCTCTAGGAACTGTCCACATAGCTCCACTTGCTCTTTACTCAAATGAATTCAAAACAGTAAACGACTTACCTAAAGGAGCAACAATTGCTGTACCAAATGATCCATCAAATTTAGGTAGATCTTTGATACTTCTACATATAAACGGGCTTATAAAGTTAAAAGATCCTAACGATTGGTTTGCTACAGAATTTGATGTTGTAGAAAATCCTAAAAAATTAAAATTTAAAGCTGTTGAAGCCCCTCAACTTCCAAGAGTTTTAAAAGATGTTGACGCAGCAGTAATTCCGGGAAACTTCGCAATACAAAATGGTCTAAATCCGGTTAAAAACGGTTTGATAAGAGAAGATGAGAAATCACCTTATGCAAATGTTGTAGCAGTTAGAGCTGGAGATGAAAATAGAGAAGATGTCAAGAAATTTTTTAAGATATTAAGAAGTGAAAAACTAAAAAAATTTATTGCAGAAAAATATGATGGTGGAGTTATTCCTGCATTTTAA